The sequence below is a genomic window from Nitrospira sp..
CACACATCGAGGTCAAAACGCCCAAAGGCCAGGTGGTGTCGGTTCGCCTCACCGACAAAACTCAGTACAAGGTCCGCAACCTTCGCCGGCCAAAAAGCCCGCCGCAAGTCGGCGACCGGGTAGTGGTCGAAGCGGAGAAGGGGGCCGACGGTCTGACGGCCACGGAAGTCCACTATTCCGATTCGCAGCCGAAGGCGGCCCAATAAGGCTCCATGCGCGTCGTTCAACTTTCACAGAGCCGAGACGGTGGACCGGGCGGCGATGGGCTTCGTCCACTGGTGACACGGGTGCTCATCATGGGCCTGGCCGTGTTCCTGGCTGTGACCATCGTGCCCGGCATCGAATCGGACACCCTCGGTGCCGGCGTGGCCGCCGTGTTGGTCCTCACGCTGCTGAATACCCTCATCCGGCCGCTGCTGTATCTCCTGGCGCTGCCGCTCATCGTGGTGTCGCTCGGGCTGTTTATGGTCGTCATCAATGCCCTCCTGCTGCAGGTGACGGCGGCTCTCGTGAAAGGATTTTCGGTGACGGGCTTCGGCGCATCCTTCTGGGGCGCCCTCGTCATCAGCCTGGTCAGCAGCCTCCTCAACATGCTGCTGGTCGTAGAGCACAGCCGCGTGGAGACGAGCCATCGTCCACATCGCCCCCCGACCATCATCAACCCCGACTAGCCGGCCGGGCAAGAAGGTCGGACGCGGGATGCGGCATTTCTTGAGTTACTCTGGTCCGACTGTTACAATGCGCCCCGACGCTCGATCTTCATCGCGGAGAGCGCACCACCTATAACCAGCACCATGCTTCGAATCTGCAGCGGGTCATCGCTCACGATCGGTGCGATGCGCATCGATCAACCATTGATCTCCCCCTGTCGATCCGCCGGCATCATGCATAGAGGTCGATGAGCCCCTCAGCCGAATCAGCCAAAGCCGCCGCCGAAACCCATCTTCAACGCACCTTGACCTCCGTGCTCAACGGATTGCCGGCCGACGCCGCCCTGGTCGCCATTTTCCACCAGGAGCAAGGACCGCTCAGCACGCAGGTCCATCGAGGGTTCACACCGCGTGACGTCCAATCCATCGCCCGCACACTCTCCTCGCAGAAGGTGCTGACCGCCATTCCGGCAGGGAGCGACCCTGAGGCCTCGCGCACCCTGCGTCTCCGTCTGATCACACCGGGCGCCAAATCCTTACTCGGGGTCCCGCTGCGCCACCGCAACCGCACCTACGGCTTCCTCGTCATTGGCCGGAAGGACAACGCGGTGTTTGCGAAAAAAGAGAAGACCATGCTGGAGCAAACCAGCGACGACATTACCAAAGCACTGGAACGGGACAACCTCTTTGATCTGAATGTCCTGCTCAGCCGCCCGCTCGTGGTCCAAGAACCGCAGCCGGTCGTGGCAGCCCCGGATGCGTACAACCAACCGACCTCGCATGCGACACCGGAGATTCAAAGCAAAATTGTCGCGTTCCTCAATGAGCTGAACCAAACCCTGGCGTTCGACCGCGCCTGGATCGGCGCCTACGACCCACTCGCCGGCAATGTCGAGGTGCTCGGTATCGCCGGAGAACAGAAGACCGATCCCAAAGATCAGAAAAAAGATTTGAAGGCCGGCCAGCGCCTGGCGCTCGATGCGTCCGCCGCTGGATGGGTGGTGCGCCATCGAAAACCCCGGGTCGACCATGACTTGGCCTCAACCCAAGGGCGATTCCTCGATCACAAGCATCTGTATAAGGACCGGTTCCTGTCGTCCTTGGTCCTGCCCTTTTTCCTGCGTGGCCAAGTCGGCGGCACCATCACGCTCGCCTCCAAGGAGGCCGATCGCTATGCTGCGACCGATGCCCGCCTCCTCGAGCCGATTCATCTGAAGTTGGTCGAATTGCTCCAGGCTGCGCCCACACCGGCAGCCGGCACCGTCAAGGCTGAAGGCGCACCCGATGCCGAGGCAGGCTCCGCTGCGCTGATTTCTGCTGAACCGGTGATTCGGAAGCAGGAACGGCAGGCCGCCATCGGAGAATTCAGCGCCTTTCTCGCCACCGAAATCCGCGAACCGCTGGGCTCAATTCGCGCACAACTGGAAGAAGTCACCGCAGAAGGCATTCTCGATTTCGACCCGCAGACGCGCGTCGAGAACGCCATGCGCGACCTCATTCGCATCGAGGCGATTCTCAATGAGATCCTCGACTTTGCCAAGCCATTGGACCTCAATCGCCGACTCTGCCGCGTCCCCGAAATGGTCGAAAATGCCC
It includes:
- a CDS encoding GAF domain-containing protein, encoding MSPSAESAKAAAETHLQRTLTSVLNGLPADAALVAIFHQEQGPLSTQVHRGFTPRDVQSIARTLSSQKVLTAIPAGSDPEASRTLRLRLITPGAKSLLGVPLRHRNRTYGFLVIGRKDNAVFAKKEKTMLEQTSDDITKALERDNLFDLNVLLSRPLVVQEPQPVVAAPDAYNQPTSHATPEIQSKIVAFLNELNQTLAFDRAWIGAYDPLAGNVEVLGIAGEQKTDPKDQKKDLKAGQRLALDASAAGWVVRHRKPRVDHDLASTQGRFLDHKHLYKDRFLSSLVLPFFLRGQVGGTITLASKEADRYAATDARLLEPIHLKLVELLQAAPTPAAGTVKAEGAPDAEAGSAALISAEPVIRKQERQAAIGEFSAFLATEIREPLGSIRAQLEEVTAEGILDFDPQTRVENAMRDLIRIEAILNEILDFAKPLDLNRRLCRVPEMVENALTVVATELEATRIQVIKEYPGILAPVRTDEAKMQQVFLSIFKNAIEAMTPGGMLTITMSNQRAGKHLEVQILIKNNGAPIPPEHVDKVFEPFFTTKRSGTGLGLATVKKIVEEHQGSIGISGTPGEGTTVTIRLPGVSRGPAHRYRGRGRRPPRRPTAAS
- a CDS encoding phage holin family protein, producing the protein MRVVQLSQSRDGGPGGDGLRPLVTRVLIMGLAVFLAVTIVPGIESDTLGAGVAAVLVLTLLNTLIRPLLYLLALPLIVVSLGLFMVVINALLLQVTAALVKGFSVTGFGASFWGALVISLVSSLLNMLLVVEHSRVETSHRPHRPPTIINPD